A stretch of DNA from Desulfosarcina ovata subsp. ovata:
AAACCCATTCGGTTAGATCAAACAGCTGACCCCATTACATAGTCAAATATCCACCATCAACACTCAGAATGTGCCCGTACAGATATTTAGATGCATCCGACGCTAAAAACACAGCAGCACCTTTTATGTCATCCTCCAGTCCAAGTCTTCCAGCGGGTATCTTTCCAATCAATTTTTCCAAAACCACTGAATCCTGTTTCGTATAGCCGATCATATCCGTGTCAAAGTAGCCTGGGGCGATTCCATTCACATTGATGTTGAACCTGGCTAATTTCACTGCAAGATCCAGTGTAAGAGCATTTATGGCTCCCTTTGAGGCATTGTAGGCAATAGCTGGACCTATCTCCTCAGTGGTGCCACGGGAACCTAATACAGAACTAATATTGATTATTTTCCCCCTGTTTTGTTTAACCATTATATTGGCAACATTTCTACTAAGGAGAAACACCCCTCTTAGGTTAACATTTATCACTTTTTCCCACTTGTCCATTGGGTATTCCAATGTTGGAGCACCCCATGTCATGCCGGCGTTATTCACGAGAATATCGATCCTTCCGAATGATTTCATCGTGGCTTTTTCAAGGTTTTTAATGTCTTCTTCCTTGGCCAGATCACATTGCACCGGCAGTGCCTTTACGCCAAGGCTCTCAATCTCTTTTGCCGCTTCAACACAGTTGTCAATCTTTCGTGATGCCAGGACAACATCAGCGCCGGCCTCCGCCAGTCCCCCGGCAATAAATTTTCCAAGACCTCTGCCACCGCCTGTGATTATTGCTACCCTCTCCCTAAGACTAAACAATTGGTCTATTCTCATTATCCTTTCCCCCTGATTTGTCACTTTTCACTAACGGAAATAGCCCGTCTTGCCCATCCATAAAGACGGAAATTCCTTTCCGGGATTGAAACCTAACTCTCCCAAAATATCACACAGGCAAAACACCCCACTAATGTCTGCGCAAACTATTTTCCCAAAAATTTCGGCTTTCGCTTCTCCAAGAAAGCTTTCATGCCTTCTTTCTGGTCAAGGGTGCCA
This window harbors:
- a CDS encoding glucose 1-dehydrogenase, with the protein product MRIDQLFSLRERVAIITGGGRGLGKFIAGGLAEAGADVVLASRKIDNCVEAAKEIESLGVKALPVQCDLAKEEDIKNLEKATMKSFGRIDILVNNAGMTWGAPTLEYPMDKWEKVINVNLRGVFLLSRNVANIMVKQNRGKIINISSVLGSRGTTEEIGPAIAYNASKGAINALTLDLAVKLARFNINVNGIAPGYFDTDMIGYTKQDSVVLEKLIGKIPAGRLGLEDDIKGAAVFLASDASKYLYGHILSVDGGYLTM